The following are from one region of the Rhodopirellula sp. P2 genome:
- a CDS encoding ABC transporter ATP-binding protein, with the protein MSTEPNAAVADAPQTATPDSADASSSIVIETRNLSKIYRDFWGRKKVHALKSLDIEVRPGEIFGLLGPNGSGKSTTIKLILGLLFPTSGRVLVFDQDASETRKNERIGYLPEESYLYKFLTAEETLDFYGRLFDLSASERRDRVSQLIEMVGLQGAKHRQLKEYSKGMTRRVGLAQALINDPDLILLDEPTTGLDPIGTREMKDLILGLRDQGKTVLLCSHQLADVQDVCDRVAILHQGELKELGRVSDLLKVQDVTEVHATGLSEAAKTEIADVIARHGGTVQSIDNPTATMEDLFLNIVRESEARPGARRFSQGSDAAPANDGSGDSDGGQA; encoded by the coding sequence GTGAGTACCGAACCCAACGCGGCAGTGGCTGACGCGCCGCAAACCGCGACACCGGATTCTGCCGACGCCTCCAGCTCGATCGTCATCGAAACCCGCAACCTGAGCAAGATTTACCGTGACTTCTGGGGCCGGAAAAAGGTTCACGCGTTGAAGTCCTTGGACATTGAAGTCCGTCCGGGAGAAATCTTTGGCTTGCTGGGGCCCAACGGAAGCGGCAAATCCACCACCATCAAACTGATCCTCGGGTTGCTTTTTCCGACCAGCGGACGAGTGCTGGTGTTCGATCAAGACGCCAGCGAAACTCGCAAGAACGAGCGAATCGGGTATTTGCCCGAAGAATCGTACCTCTACAAATTTTTGACCGCGGAAGAAACACTGGACTTCTATGGTCGGTTGTTTGACTTGTCCGCCTCCGAACGACGCGATCGGGTATCGCAGCTGATCGAAATGGTTGGTTTGCAGGGTGCCAAGCACCGCCAGCTGAAGGAATACAGCAAGGGGATGACCCGCCGAGTCGGTTTGGCTCAGGCGTTGATCAACGACCCCGACCTGATTCTGTTGGACGAACCGACCACCGGATTGGACCCGATTGGTACTCGCGAGATGAAGGATTTGATCCTTGGCCTTCGCGATCAGGGCAAAACGGTTTTGCTGTGCAGCCACCAACTGGCCGACGTCCAGGACGTTTGCGACCGGGTTGCGATCTTGCACCAGGGCGAACTGAAAGAGTTGGGGCGAGTCAGCGATCTGTTGAAGGTTCAAGACGTGACCGAAGTTCACGCGACCGGGTTGTCCGAGGCGGCCAAAACCGAGATCGCAGATGTGATTGCCCGGCACGGCGGAACGGTCCAGTCAATCGACAACCCGACGGCAACGATGGAAGACTTGTTCCTCAACATCGTGCGAGAGAGCGAAGCTCGTCCAGGTGCTCGCCGATTCTCACAGGGTTCCGACGCGGCTCCCGCCAATGATGGCAGCGGTGACAGCGACGGAGGACAGGCATGA
- a CDS encoding CNNM domain-containing protein, with amino-acid sequence MLLLIYLVSAIGFSFYCSVAEAVLLSITPSFIATLNKTKPIAAKRLSRLKANIDRPLAAILSLNTIAHTIGAAGVGAEASKLYGDTAYGGHAVGIASALMTLLILIFSEIIPKTIGALHWRSLGPFVATSVGYLIVLLYPLVWLSEQLTKLLSGGKGQHTLTRDELSAMAEIGAQQGVLDDHESRVFQSLMRLPDLTAEDIMTPRVVIIAFPETMTVGELLSKTLPEQSGEPEAGGDGSSDPGAPTQSDEVVDLPVSRIPIYDQQLDRITGFVLKVDLLLAHTRGQSSRTLKEFSRPVAVVRHNRPLPKLLEILLEGRHHLAMVSDSYGSIVGLVTLEDLVETLLGLEIVDESDRQVDLQQYARKRWEERAARIGIQPLDEPVEEGETRGESNQGSSDSGEPAS; translated from the coding sequence ATGCTTCTGTTGATCTACCTCGTTTCTGCGATTGGCTTTTCTTTTTACTGCAGCGTTGCCGAAGCCGTGTTGCTATCGATCACGCCTTCGTTCATTGCAACGCTGAACAAGACCAAGCCGATTGCTGCGAAACGTTTGAGCCGATTGAAAGCCAACATTGATCGGCCGTTGGCTGCAATTTTGAGCTTGAACACGATTGCGCATACGATTGGAGCTGCCGGCGTTGGTGCGGAAGCATCCAAGTTGTACGGCGACACGGCGTACGGTGGTCATGCGGTCGGCATTGCCAGTGCTTTGATGACACTGCTGATTTTGATCTTCAGTGAGATCATTCCCAAAACGATTGGTGCGTTGCACTGGCGTTCGCTCGGCCCGTTCGTGGCGACCTCGGTGGGCTACTTGATCGTCCTGCTCTACCCGTTGGTGTGGCTGAGTGAGCAGTTGACCAAGCTGTTGTCAGGCGGCAAAGGTCAGCACACGCTCACCCGAGATGAGTTGTCGGCGATGGCGGAAATTGGGGCTCAGCAGGGTGTGTTGGACGATCACGAATCACGCGTGTTTCAGTCCTTGATGCGACTGCCTGATTTGACGGCGGAGGACATCATGACCCCACGCGTGGTCATCATCGCTTTTCCTGAAACGATGACGGTGGGCGAATTGTTAAGCAAAACGCTGCCTGAACAATCAGGCGAACCCGAGGCGGGCGGTGACGGTTCCTCGGATCCCGGTGCCCCGACCCAAAGTGATGAGGTCGTGGATCTGCCGGTCTCGCGAATTCCGATTTACGATCAGCAGCTGGATCGGATCACAGGATTTGTGTTGAAAGTCGATTTGTTGCTCGCCCACACGCGAGGGCAATCCAGCCGAACGCTCAAAGAGTTTTCGCGTCCGGTCGCGGTGGTGCGGCACAATCGTCCGCTGCCAAAGTTGCTGGAAATCTTGTTGGAAGGTCGCCATCACTTGGCGATGGTCAGCGATTCGTACGGCAGCATTGTTGGCTTGGTGACCCTGGAAGATTTGGTGGAAACGCTGCTCGGACTGGAAATCGTGGACGAGTCAGACCGGCAAGTGGATTTGCAGCAGTACGCACGGAAACGATGGGAAGAGCGTGCTGCTCGAATCGGAATTCAGCCGCTCGATGAGCCGGTGGAGGAAGGCGAGACGCGGGGCGAATCCAACCAGGGATCTTCCGATTCGGGTGAACCGGCGAGCTGA
- a CDS encoding bifunctional folylpolyglutamate synthase/dihydrofolate synthase: protein MISRDSDAYQTALGWLVDRIDYEKLAAPGSRYRFTLERMRDLIRRLGHGQHLSIEPTEDAEHTPSVGETPSNNSFPRPNQTSTNTRSNDGQADAKGGQAESGLNTVERAQKQVQIVHLAGTKGKGSAATMVAALLHAAGYRVGLYTSPHLVHLEERFRVDGEIATPEEMIGLIDSMRPIVDAMTAAPIGGPSFFELTTAMAIEHFQRHHCDVWVLETGLGGRLDSTNVFQSHATAITSIGLDHQHVLGNTVELIAAEKAGIFKPGIPAINGVPPGPVRDVIIQTAEQIGAPLKHLGTEIQIDSEIQIETDSETSPNWGSSFRIQGLRDWMPAETKIELKLEGAHQVHNAAIALALVNSLPEIAPQLLPEQRIHECLASLQMEARLERFELPGDRIVLLDTAHNADSIEAMLNVVNHRMHGRRKQCLFGTSADKNVLAMFQRMQPHFDRWTLTRYEGNPRFVPVADLHQAAIEAGLPPEQITQSPTPIAAIQHAVGCLAAHEVLVICGSFFLAAELRPWLVQQRDQLAGSPESEDPWLDSPRVSPSSTGSSSG, encoded by the coding sequence GTGATCTCGCGAGACAGCGACGCCTACCAAACCGCCCTCGGCTGGTTGGTCGACCGAATTGATTACGAAAAACTGGCAGCCCCCGGTTCCCGCTACCGTTTCACCTTGGAACGGATGCGTGATCTGATCCGGCGACTGGGCCATGGTCAACACCTGAGCATCGAGCCAACGGAAGACGCGGAACACACCCCCTCCGTCGGTGAAACGCCTTCCAACAATTCGTTCCCTCGGCCAAATCAAACCTCAACCAACACCCGCTCGAATGATGGGCAAGCGGATGCGAAGGGTGGCCAAGCGGAGAGTGGGCTGAACACTGTCGAACGTGCCCAAAAACAAGTCCAAATCGTGCATCTCGCGGGAACCAAAGGCAAGGGAAGTGCAGCCACGATGGTCGCCGCGCTGCTGCACGCGGCGGGTTATCGAGTCGGCCTGTACACCTCACCCCACTTGGTGCACTTGGAAGAGCGATTCCGGGTCGACGGTGAAATCGCCACCCCCGAGGAGATGATCGGGTTGATCGATTCCATGCGTCCGATCGTCGACGCGATGACGGCGGCTCCCATCGGCGGCCCCTCGTTTTTCGAGCTGACCACCGCGATGGCGATCGAACACTTCCAGCGACACCATTGTGACGTCTGGGTTCTGGAAACAGGTTTGGGCGGACGCCTGGACAGCACCAATGTCTTCCAAAGCCACGCCACCGCAATCACCAGCATTGGGCTGGATCATCAACACGTGCTGGGCAACACGGTTGAGTTGATCGCGGCAGAAAAAGCCGGCATTTTTAAACCGGGCATTCCGGCCATCAACGGCGTCCCCCCCGGTCCGGTTCGAGATGTGATCATTCAAACGGCGGAGCAAATCGGTGCTCCGCTGAAGCATTTGGGCACGGAGATCCAAATTGATTCGGAGATTCAAATTGAAACGGATTCGGAAACCAGCCCGAACTGGGGCAGCAGCTTCCGCATCCAAGGCCTCCGTGATTGGATGCCTGCGGAAACCAAGATCGAACTGAAACTCGAAGGCGCCCACCAGGTTCACAATGCCGCCATCGCGCTGGCGTTGGTGAATTCATTGCCCGAGATCGCCCCCCAACTTCTTCCCGAACAACGCATTCACGAATGCCTCGCCTCGCTGCAAATGGAAGCTCGTTTGGAGCGGTTCGAATTGCCGGGCGACCGGATCGTGCTGCTCGACACGGCTCACAACGCGGACTCGATCGAAGCGATGCTGAACGTCGTGAACCACCGCATGCATGGTCGTCGAAAACAGTGCTTGTTTGGCACCAGTGCCGACAAAAACGTGCTGGCAATGTTTCAGCGAATGCAGCCTCACTTCGATCGCTGGACGCTGACTCGATACGAAGGCAACCCGCGTTTCGTGCCCGTCGCTGATCTGCACCAAGCGGCTATCGAGGCGGGCCTGCCCCCGGAACAGATCACACAATCCCCGACGCCCATCGCAGCGATCCAGCACGCGGTTGGCTGCCTGGCGGCCCATGAAGTTCTGGTCATCTGCGGTTCCTTCTTCTTAGCCGCAGAACTTCGGCCCTGGCTGGTCCAACAACGCGATCAGCTCGCCGGTTCACCCGAATCGGAAGATCCCTGGTTGGATTCGCCCCGCGTCTCGCCTTCCTCCACCGGCTCATCGAGCGGCTGA
- a CDS encoding IRE (iron responsive element): protein MNRTTVLRRKLVYLMILVVMLIPLYLLGQPSGGGGEGGGRLAQLRGKYDIAESDLGEISPASETMKLASLGLRGVAASLLWKKSHDYRVMHEWDRLKATLNNIALLQPHFDKVWEFQAHNLAYNVSTEFDDYRQRYEMVREGTEFLTKGVNQNRKAPRLVWYTGWFYGQKMGMSDEKQQFRRLFSEDEQLHEELLKENIAVDSPEARGPTNKPDNWLVGRLWLNRGYDLVESGVQIRRQTPLNFYETGPKWRLKHAEAIESEGILDERAQNAWQLASADWKAFGNRSVPTTAAFTIKLGQLDELIRQRADKIETLEEVAGDAYLAARAKAIEKLGPVQRDALSTPEEQRTKSQQSIAEKAEDSISVNYDEVARSAQQSKQLAALQLVEDIKDLDERILKTEGYRKQINYPYWDTLALAEQEERTVRARRLIYEAEKANADAELEKAIGLYEEAFEVWAEIFDDYPILVIDDTAQDLYESLRRYRIAIDSDEMPDDFPLKAFVELMGEYGQVDQDMYEQVRQTQKDLAAKRQAELEEEERRLEAEAAEEEAAKKKAAKEAAMEEKATDDSEGEMKADANESPEPEQADSETDQADKAEVKEEATETESEASDAEVSGEEETPAEDGSADPPAEPDA, encoded by the coding sequence ATGAATCGCACAACAGTTCTGCGACGTAAATTGGTCTATCTGATGATCCTTGTGGTCATGCTGATTCCCTTGTACCTGTTGGGGCAACCCAGCGGTGGTGGAGGGGAAGGTGGCGGCCGCTTGGCCCAGTTGCGAGGCAAGTATGACATTGCCGAGAGCGATCTCGGTGAAATCAGCCCTGCCAGTGAAACGATGAAGCTCGCTTCGTTGGGACTTCGTGGGGTGGCCGCATCGCTGCTCTGGAAGAAGTCCCACGATTACCGGGTGATGCATGAGTGGGATCGTTTGAAAGCGACCCTCAACAACATTGCTTTGTTGCAACCTCACTTTGATAAAGTCTGGGAATTCCAGGCTCACAACTTGGCCTACAACGTTTCCACCGAGTTCGACGATTACCGTCAACGCTATGAAATGGTGCGTGAAGGAACGGAGTTCCTGACCAAGGGTGTCAACCAAAACCGAAAAGCACCTCGCTTGGTTTGGTACACCGGTTGGTTCTATGGTCAAAAGATGGGGATGTCGGACGAGAAGCAGCAATTTCGTCGTTTGTTCTCGGAAGATGAACAACTGCACGAAGAGCTGTTGAAAGAAAACATCGCCGTCGACAGTCCCGAGGCTCGTGGGCCAACAAATAAGCCGGACAATTGGTTGGTTGGCCGCTTGTGGCTGAACCGGGGTTATGACCTGGTGGAATCCGGCGTTCAGATTCGTCGTCAGACTCCGCTGAACTTCTACGAGACCGGTCCAAAGTGGCGTCTGAAACACGCCGAGGCCATTGAGTCCGAAGGTATCTTGGACGAACGTGCCCAGAACGCTTGGCAATTGGCCTCCGCAGATTGGAAGGCCTTTGGCAATCGCTCCGTGCCCACCACCGCTGCGTTCACCATCAAGTTGGGGCAGTTGGATGAGTTGATTCGTCAACGGGCCGACAAGATCGAAACGTTGGAAGAAGTCGCGGGCGACGCCTACTTGGCCGCTCGGGCAAAAGCGATTGAAAAGCTGGGGCCCGTTCAACGTGACGCCCTGTCGACTCCTGAGGAGCAGCGGACCAAATCGCAGCAGTCGATTGCCGAGAAGGCGGAGGATTCGATCAGTGTCAACTACGACGAAGTCGCTCGCTCAGCTCAACAGTCCAAGCAATTGGCAGCTCTGCAGTTGGTCGAAGACATCAAGGATCTGGACGAACGAATCCTGAAGACAGAAGGCTATCGCAAGCAGATCAACTATCCCTACTGGGACACGTTGGCTCTGGCCGAACAAGAGGAACGAACCGTTCGAGCTCGGCGACTGATCTACGAGGCTGAGAAAGCCAACGCAGATGCGGAACTTGAAAAGGCAATCGGCTTGTACGAAGAAGCCTTCGAGGTTTGGGCGGAGATCTTCGATGACTATCCGATCCTGGTGATCGATGACACGGCTCAGGATTTGTACGAATCTCTGCGTCGTTACCGCATCGCGATTGACTCGGACGAAATGCCCGATGACTTCCCACTGAAGGCCTTCGTGGAATTGATGGGCGAGTACGGGCAGGTCGACCAAGACATGTACGAACAAGTCCGTCAGACTCAGAAGGATTTGGCTGCCAAGCGTCAGGCGGAACTGGAAGAAGAAGAGCGGCGACTGGAAGCAGAGGCTGCCGAAGAGGAAGCCGCCAAAAAGAAAGCTGCCAAAGAAGCAGCGATGGAGGAGAAGGCAACCGATGATTCGGAAGGCGAAATGAAAGCCGATGCCAACGAATCCCCTGAGCCGGAACAAGCTGATTCAGAGACGGATCAAGCCGACAAGGCTGAGGTGAAGGAAGAGGCAACCGAGACGGAGTCAGAAGCATCTGACGCGGAAGTCTCCGGCGAAGAAGAGACTCCCGCCGAAGATGGGTCCGCCGATCCACCTGCTGAACCGGACGCGTGA
- a CDS encoding ABC transporter permease: MNLQPEDFWSYSQWFLRDGAFLESAALKGIVLFALAVVLGLIAGYVISSSRYGSGEGFFAVARAVRDFFKFDLPGTSLRRIFALARLSFKEALRRKVLYIVGLFVVLLLLAGWYLNPQSDDPARLYVSFVLTATNYLVLALALFISAFSLPEDIKNKTIYTIVTKPVRVTELIAGRMLGFIGVGTMILVPMGLLSYVFVVRGLDHSHQEVVEVRELPGGGYEGETDFVQFHSHTFELNEAGEGLTNIVRGHRHVVRRNEDGTFQIGPPQGALRARIPSYGSIRFRDRSGNLQEEGIDVGNERLAGGYSSTGIARLIGVAKGSRKIEHGYVEGGSLGTAEFTFENVTQNRYPDGIPVDLSLRAYRSYKGDIETGIRGSVTMKHPDKAIESNPVAFIVDEYEVDEKILPLQIEGTDGSETRMLNVFEDLVNEDGQIMIIIRCLDRAQYLGVTKSGVYLHPADNTFGWNLTKAYGSIWLQMTMVIAFGVMFSTFLTGPVAMIATFVCVLLGFSAEQVFDTRHYIDSGIERGGGPIESMVRLLRQDAMTTQLDVDTVAAKVIKTVDAAIVYGLDAIATALPNLPKMVETAEYAASGFDIFGALLARHATATFGYVLLAFIVSYFILKSREIAA, translated from the coding sequence ATGAACCTACAACCGGAAGATTTCTGGTCGTATTCGCAGTGGTTTCTTCGTGACGGTGCTTTCTTGGAAAGTGCGGCGCTCAAAGGAATCGTGCTGTTTGCTCTGGCCGTCGTGCTGGGGCTGATCGCAGGCTATGTGATTTCGTCGTCTCGTTACGGTTCGGGAGAAGGTTTCTTTGCCGTCGCTCGTGCGGTTCGTGACTTCTTCAAATTCGACCTGCCGGGAACCAGCTTGCGACGCATCTTTGCACTCGCAAGGCTTTCGTTCAAAGAAGCACTGCGGCGAAAGGTTCTCTACATCGTCGGCTTGTTTGTGGTCTTGTTGCTGCTGGCAGGTTGGTACCTGAACCCGCAGAGCGATGACCCGGCTCGACTTTATGTCAGCTTTGTTTTGACAGCCACGAACTACCTGGTGTTGGCGCTTGCGTTGTTCATCAGTGCTTTCTCGCTGCCCGAGGACATCAAGAACAAAACGATCTACACGATCGTGACCAAACCCGTTCGAGTCACCGAACTGATCGCGGGTCGAATGCTCGGGTTCATTGGCGTCGGCACGATGATCTTGGTGCCAATGGGTTTGCTCAGCTATGTCTTTGTGGTTCGAGGGTTGGATCACTCGCACCAGGAAGTTGTCGAGGTGCGTGAGCTTCCCGGTGGTGGGTACGAGGGGGAAACCGACTTTGTCCAGTTCCATTCCCACACCTTCGAATTGAATGAGGCCGGTGAAGGTCTGACGAACATTGTTCGCGGGCACCGCCACGTGGTGCGTCGCAATGAAGACGGAACATTCCAGATCGGTCCTCCCCAGGGAGCGCTGCGAGCCCGGATTCCATCTTATGGTTCGATCCGATTTCGGGATCGTTCCGGGAACCTGCAAGAAGAAGGCATCGACGTCGGCAACGAACGTTTGGCCGGCGGATACAGCAGCACTGGGATCGCACGCCTGATCGGCGTCGCCAAGGGATCTCGCAAGATTGAACACGGCTATGTCGAAGGTGGGTCGCTGGGAACCGCTGAGTTCACGTTTGAGAACGTGACTCAGAATCGGTATCCCGACGGCATTCCGGTTGACCTCTCGCTGCGTGCCTATCGGTCATACAAGGGTGACATCGAAACCGGAATTCGCGGTTCCGTCACCATGAAGCACCCTGACAAGGCCATCGAGAGCAACCCGGTTGCTTTCATCGTGGATGAATACGAAGTGGACGAGAAGATTTTGCCACTTCAGATTGAGGGCACCGACGGCAGCGAAACTCGCATGCTGAATGTGTTCGAAGACTTGGTCAATGAAGACGGCCAAATCATGATCATCATCCGCTGCCTGGATCGGGCTCAGTACTTGGGCGTGACGAAGAGCGGTGTGTACTTGCACCCCGCTGACAACACCTTCGGTTGGAACCTCACCAAAGCCTACGGTTCGATTTGGTTGCAGATGACGATGGTGATCGCGTTTGGCGTGATGTTCAGTACCTTTTTGACGGGACCGGTCGCCATGATCGCAACCTTCGTCTGTGTTTTGCTGGGGTTCTCAGCGGAACAGGTGTTCGACACCCGGCACTACATTGACAGTGGCATTGAGCGGGGAGGCGGGCCGATCGAATCGATGGTTCGTCTGCTTCGACAAGATGCCATGACGACCCAGTTGGACGTCGACACGGTGGCCGCCAAGGTGATCAAGACGGTCGACGCAGCCATTGTTTATGGCTTGGATGCAATCGCCACGGCACTGCCCAACCTTCCCAAAATGGTCGAGACGGCAGAGTACGCCGCTTCGGGCTTTGATATTTTCGGTGCGTTGCTTGCGCGGCACGCCACGGCAACGTTCGGGTACGTCCTGCTTGCCTTCATTGTCAGTTATTTCATCCTGAAATCGCGTGAGATCGCAGCATGA